In Acetomicrobium sp. S15 = DSM 107314, the sequence GTATAAGGGCTCAAGCAGAGACATGAAGGTAGAGATAGACCCTGCCGGGGAAGGGGTTTTCGTGTATGAGCTGCGAAAGGTTGTGGAGCAGCCGAGCGAAAACGCTCCTGAGATTTCTTTGGAAGCCGCCAGGCGCCTCGGACACGACGACGCGAAGATCGGCGACGAGATCTGGGTGGAGATCGCGCCGGAGGAGTTCGGCCGCATCGCTGCGCAGACTGCCCGTCAGGTCATCATTCAGCGCCTCAGGGATGCCGAAAGGCAGATAGTCTACGACGAGTTCGCAGACCGCGTGGGCGATCTCGTTACGGGAATCGTTTTTAAGTCCGAAGACTCGCAGGTGTTGGTGCGCATAAACGACCGCACAGACGCTATGTTGCCTCCCGAGGAGCGCATGCCGGGCGAGAAGTATCATCCCGGGGCACGCATGAAGTTCTATCTGTTGAACGTCAGGCAGACGACGCGAGGGCCTCGCATAGTCCTTTCCAGGACCCATCCTGGCCTCGTAAAACGGCTCATGGAGTTGGAGATCCCGGAAATAAGGGAAGGCGTGGTAGAGATAAAGGGCATCGTGCGAGAGGCAGGAGCCCGCTCCAAAGTGGCCGTGGCAAGCCTCGACCCAAACGTGGATCCTGTAGGGGCTTGTGTGGGGAACAAGGGGCAAAGGATCAAGTCCATAAGCGAAGAACTGGCTGGAGAGCGGTTAGACATAGTCGTATGGAGCAACAATCCTCTGCAGTTTATAAAGAACGCCCTATCGCCAGCCAAAGTGGTGAAAGTGGAACCGAATCTGGAGCAGGATAAGGCCGTTCATGCCTATGTGAGGCCGGATCATCATTCCCTTGCTATTGGTAAGGGAGGGCAAAACGTAAGGCTTGCAGCGAAGTTGACCGGTTGGAAAATAGACGTCAAAGTCTTGGAACCGGAACGCATGCCTACGCTGCATGACCTGTTCGCGGATATAATTAAAAAGGGCAACGATTGATCCATGAAAGAAGCGACAGGTTCGAGGAGGAAAAGACCGCGTACGTGCGTGGGTTGCAGAGAGGAGTTTTCCAAGAAGGGCCTGTTGCGGGTGGTAAGGAGCCCTAAGGGTGAGGTAGTGATTGATCCTACGGGCAGGATGCCTGGCCGCGGTGCGTATGTATGCGCGAAGAGGGAGTGCGTGACGGTCGCCAAGAAGAGGGATGCCCTTTCGCGCGCTCTGAAGGCTCGCGTTCCTGAGGAAATTTATGAGGAACTCCTTTCGCTCTGCGGGGAGAACCCTGGCGATGGTGATGATTTAAGCATTGAGTAATCAGCTTTTACGCGGTTTGCCGAGGAGGGATGTCGTCTGAGCAAAATTAGAGTTTATGAGTTGGCCAAGATGTTGGGCTTGTCAAACAAAGAGCTGGTAAATTTTTTGAGGGAGCTGGGTGTCGATGTTAAAACGCACATGAGTTCCATCGACACAGAGACAGCTCAGCTCGTGGAGGAGGCGTTCCGCAGCGAGCGGGCTCCTTCTGCAAAAATAGCAGAAGAGGGAGCCGCAAAGGTTGAGGAAGTGATCGTACCGGAAAATGCCACCGTAGGGGAATTGGCGGAACGTTTGAATATGCCGGTTGCCGATGTGGTTAAGACGTTAGTGCAAAAGGGGCTCATGGTGCCGGCTGATTCTCCCGTCGACGAAAAGGTGCTCAAGGCCTTGTCCGAGGCTTACGGGAAAGAGTTTTCGTTGTCGCGCGGAGGACATGAAGAGAAGGTCTCAGCCGTTGCGCTTAAGTTTAAACCGAAGCCCAAAGGGGAGAATTTGAAACCCAGACCGCCAGTTGTAACAGTTATGGGGCATGTGGATCACGGCAAGACGACGCTCTTGGATTACATTCGCCACACAAACGTCACTGCTCGCGAAGCCGGGGGCATCACGCAACATATCGGTGCCTCAGTGGTGGAACATCAAGGGCAGAAGATAGTATTCCTCGATACTCCCGGACACGAAGCTTTTACCGCCATGCGGGCACGCGGGGCGCAGGTGACCGACATAGTGGTTCTGGTTGTAGCTGCCGATGACGGCGTGATGCCTCAGACCCTCGAGGCTATAAACCATGCCAATGCGGCGGGGGTTCCCATCATCGTGGCTGTAAACAAGGTTGACAAACCGAACGCAAGGCCCGAGGTGATCAGGCGGCAGTTGGCGGATCTGGGCTTGATTCCAGAAGAGTGGGGCGGAGATACCGTGATGGTCGATATCTCGGCCAAGACAGGCCAAGGCGTCGACCACCTATTGGAAATGATCCTCTTGGTGGCAGAACTCGCCGAGCTGAAAGCCGACCCCACCGTCGACGCCGAGGGAGCAGTCGTCGAAGCCAGGCTTGACAAGGGGAAGGGGCCGGTGGCTACGGTTATCGTGCAACAAGGTACCCTTCGCCAAGGGGATGTCGTGCTTTTTGATAGCACCTGGGGACGGATAAGGGCCATGCAGGATGATAAGGGAAGGAGCGTCAAAGAGGCTACCCCCAGCATGCCCGTGGAGATAACGGGCTTGAACGATGTGCCCCAGGCCGGGGAGCTATTTCGTAAGGTAGACAGCGAAAGAGAAGCTCGGGACGCAATAGAGCGCAAGAAGATCGAAAGAGAGATCGAAGTCGAGCATCCCAGACGATTGACCCTCGAAGAGTTTTATGAGCGCATCGAAATGGGAGAAAAACAGCAGCTCAACATCGTCTTGAAGTGCGATGTGAGGGGTTCCCTTGAAGCCCTTAAGGCTTCACTATTGAATCTGGCTACCGAAGAAGTTGGAATAAGCATTGTACATGAGGGCGTGGGCAACATTTCGGAGTCGGATATCATGCTGGCCTCTGCATCGAATGCCGTAATACTGGGTTTCGACGTCAAGCTCAGCAGCGACGTCAAGAAGATAGCCGAAAGAGAAGGAGTGCAGGTGCGCTTATACCGCGTGATCTACGACCTTATCGACGACGTGAAGGCTGCTTTGGAAGGGATGTTGGCCCCGAGGCTCAAGGAGAACGTGACAGGACACGCGGAGATACGGGCCGTATTCAGCGTTCCCAATCTCGGCAGCGTAGCCGGCTGTTATGTGTTGGATGGGGTTATTAGAAGGAACGCCAAGGTTCGCGTCTTGAGGAGTGGCGCTGCTGTATGGGAAGGTGCCATATCGAGCCTTAAGCGATTCAAAGACGACGTGCGCGAAGTGTCCGCCGGATATGAATGCGGCATAGGTTTCGCAGATTATCATGATTTCAGAGAAGGTGATATAATAGAAGCCTTCGAAGTAGTTGAAGAAAAACGCAGGCTTGAAGATGCGAAGAGATGAGCCAAATGAGCTCTTTTTTCATAGGGGTCCTCGTAGTGGAATTATGCTTATCCGCTGCCGACAGCCTGAAAGACCGGCGCCAGGTTATTCGCTCCTTGCTCGATCAGGCGCATCGGCGTTGGAACGTATCGGTCGCCGATCTGGGGCCGGATGGTTCGTGGAAAAGGGCCGTATTAGCCTTTTCGGTCGTCAATTCGTCTTTGAAACATATCGATTCGCTTCTTATGTCGGTAGAGAGGTTTCTGGAAAAGGCTGAGGACAATGCGGACTTTGAGATCGTGCGGCGGGAGAGGGTGATCAAACCGCATGACGAGTTTTCATATTGAGAGGATAAACAAAGAGCTTGCCAAGGAGATCTCTCTTTTTATTCAACGTCGCATCAAAGATGAAAACGTCAAGAAGGCGGTCATCCTCGGCGTTGAGTGCTCCAAAGACATGAGTCGCGCGAAGGTTTATTTTACGACGCTCGATCGCGACGATAGAGAAAAGGTGACCTTGGCGCTTGAAAAGTCGTCGGGCCTCATGAGAAGTGTTTTGAGCAAAGAGATGCACGTGAGGAGCATGCCGGCGTTCTGTTTTATATTTGACGAAAGCGAAGACAGAGCGAGGCGAATGGAAGCTCTGTTAGATAGGATCTCGGGTAAGGACGAGAACGGTGGGTAAGTGATGTCAAAGGCGTCCGGCTTAGCGCGTCTGGCTCGTACCTTAGCGCTTTTTCCCTGCTGGCGCATACTGGTTCACGAAAGGCCGGACGGGGATGCCTTGGGCGGGGGAAGTGCGCTCGTCTGTTGGGGCAAGGCCTTGGGCAAGGACGTGTCGTGGGGAGGGCCCGACCCGATCTCTCCTCCCTATGATGCGTTCCTCTCCATGTCTTGCGAATACAGGGCTTATAAAGAGCTTCCGATGGAGTGGCTCAGGGATGATACCGCAATTATCGTAATCGATACGAGCGCGCCGTCTCGTTCCGTCAAGGGAATAGAAAATGGTGTTTCGCCGGCTACCCTTATAAATATAGACCATCACGGCGACAACACGAGATTCGGCGATGTGGTCTACGTAAACGATGAAGCCTCCGCCACATCGGAGATATTGTGGGACTTGGCCGAAGCAGGGGAGTGGCGGCCGTGCATAGAGGCGTGCATAGGTATCTACACCGGCATTGTCACCGATTGCGGTCATTTTACTTATGCCAATACGACGCCCAATGCCCACCGCGTGGCCGCAAGGCTGCTCGAGCTCGGAGTGAAACCGCAGGAGCTGGACGAGCGCATAAATTCCAAGAGCAGCGTTGAAGAGCTGCATCTGTGGGGCAAAGCCTACAGCAGGGTTGCCCTGATGGCCGGAGGCCGTGTGGCCTTTACGTGGCTCAGCGACGACGACTTTCAGGAGCTCGGAGTCTCCCGTTACTCCACAGAAGGGTTGGCGAATGAGCTCGTCAAGGTTAACGGGGTCGATGTGGGGATGCTTCTGACGGAGGAGGGCGACGACGTCAGGGTGAGTTTTCGTGCCAAGGGCAAGACCTCCGTCCGAGAATTGGCGCAGCGCCTCGGAGGCGGGGGGCATCCCCAAGCCGCTGCTTGCAGGCTCCACCTCTCCCTCTCCGATGCCATCGATTTGATAAAGGAAGAGGTTGAGCACCTTTATGCGCGCCCGTTTGCTTCTAATTGATAAAGAACCTGGATTGCGCAGTACTCGCTGTGTAGAGATAGTGAGATCGCGCCTGGGAAGAAACGTCAAAGTCGGCCATGCCGGGACCCTGGACGGGCCGGCCAGCGGTTTGCTCCTCATCTTGCTCGGAAGCGCCACGCGTTTGAGCGACTACGCCATGAAACTTCCTAAGGCTTACCGAGTCGTGCTGAAGCTCGGCATCGAGACCACCACCGGCGATATCACAGGATCGGTGACGCGAACTACGCCAGTGGGCGGAGATGTCGAGGAGCGCCTGAGGCGCGCAACGTGCGCTTTTTTGGGCATGAGGCTCCAAAAGCCGCCTGCCTTTTCGGCGGTGCGCGTGAACGGCGAAAGGGCACACAGGCTGGCTAGAAAAGGCAAGGCGCCCTCGCTTGAGGCGAGGCCGATTTTCATTCGCTCGATCCGTGTGACCTCTCCGGTCGACGAGGACGGTTGTGTATCCATGGTCGTAGAGTGCCATAAGGGGACATATATCAGGAGCCTCGCCTTCGACATCGGAAGGCAAATAGGCTGCGGCGCCACCGTCTCTTCGCTGCGGCGCATAGCCTTGGGTTCGCTGATCGAGGCGCAGAGCTTGAGTTCACACCTCTTGCCTCATATGGATAGGGAAACCCTCTTGAAACACCTTCTTCCTGTTGAGCGACTGTTGGACCACTTTACTGCTTACGAGATAGATCGGCATGTCGAAGAGGCGTGCTGGCACGGCCAGGTGATCAAAGATTGCCCCGGCAGGCGACTAAGCTGGGGTATATTGCCTACAAAAGAAGGCGTGGCTCTTGTCGGCGGGAGGGGCGTCACTTTTTGCGAAGTTGTCCTCTCGTCCGGAGGGGCCTCCTTTTATCCCAAGGTCAACGTGCCGCTCGAGGGGGAAATCACAGGGTGATCGCATGTATAGGTGCCTTTGACGGTTTTCACAAAGGACATCAGCGCCTTTTCTTAGAGGCTCAAGATATGGCTGAACGCATCGGGGATAGCTGGTGTGCGGTGACGTTCATCCCTCATCCTCAGCGCTTCTTCAAGGGCGACTCCTTTAAGCTCCTCTTCTCTTATGACGAAAGGATTTTGCTCGCCAAATATTTAAAGATCCCAGATCTGGTGGAACTTCCTTTCGATAAAATAGCTCACATGGAACCCGAAGAGTTCCTCGCATTCCTCAACGATGACTTTGGGATCGACGGCATCGTGGTCGGCGAGGATTTCCGCTTCGGGCGCAATAGAAAAGGCAACTTGACCATGTTGCAGGAAGAGTGCAAAACTATGGGATGGCATTGTTCGGCCCTTCCGCACCTCATTATCGACGGGGAGCCCGTAAGCAGTTCCCGCATCCGGGAATTA encodes:
- the rbfA gene encoding 30S ribosome-binding factor RbfA; translated protein: MTSFHIERINKELAKEISLFIQRRIKDENVKKAVILGVECSKDMSRAKVYFTTLDRDDREKVTLALEKSSGLMRSVLSKEMHVRSMPAFCFIFDESEDRARRMEALLDRISGKDENGG
- a CDS encoding DUF503 domain-containing protein — its product is MSSFFIGVLVVELCLSAADSLKDRRQVIRSLLDQAHRRWNVSVADLGPDGSWKRAVLAFSVVNSSLKHIDSLLMSVERFLEKAEDNADFEIVRRERVIKPHDEFSY
- a CDS encoding DHH family phosphoesterase, with translation MSKASGLARLARTLALFPCWRILVHERPDGDALGGGSALVCWGKALGKDVSWGGPDPISPPYDAFLSMSCEYRAYKELPMEWLRDDTAIIVIDTSAPSRSVKGIENGVSPATLINIDHHGDNTRFGDVVYVNDEASATSEILWDLAEAGEWRPCIEACIGIYTGIVTDCGHFTYANTTPNAHRVAARLLELGVKPQELDERINSKSSVEELHLWGKAYSRVALMAGGRVAFTWLSDDDFQELGVSRYSTEGLANELVKVNGVDVGMLLTEEGDDVRVSFRAKGKTSVRELAQRLGGGGHPQAAACRLHLSLSDAIDLIKEEVEHLYARPFASN
- the truB gene encoding tRNA pseudouridine(55) synthase TruB; amino-acid sequence: MRARLLLIDKEPGLRSTRCVEIVRSRLGRNVKVGHAGTLDGPASGLLLILLGSATRLSDYAMKLPKAYRVVLKLGIETTTGDITGSVTRTTPVGGDVEERLRRATCAFLGMRLQKPPAFSAVRVNGERAHRLARKGKAPSLEARPIFIRSIRVTSPVDEDGCVSMVVECHKGTYIRSLAFDIGRQIGCGATVSSLRRIALGSLIEAQSLSSHLLPHMDRETLLKHLLPVERLLDHFTAYEIDRHVEEACWHGQVIKDCPGRRLSWGILPTKEGVALVGGRGVTFCEVVLSSGGASFYPKVNVPLEGEITG
- the infB gene encoding translation initiation factor IF-2; translated protein: MSKIRVYELAKMLGLSNKELVNFLRELGVDVKTHMSSIDTETAQLVEEAFRSERAPSAKIAEEGAAKVEEVIVPENATVGELAERLNMPVADVVKTLVQKGLMVPADSPVDEKVLKALSEAYGKEFSLSRGGHEEKVSAVALKFKPKPKGENLKPRPPVVTVMGHVDHGKTTLLDYIRHTNVTAREAGGITQHIGASVVEHQGQKIVFLDTPGHEAFTAMRARGAQVTDIVVLVVAADDGVMPQTLEAINHANAAGVPIIVAVNKVDKPNARPEVIRRQLADLGLIPEEWGGDTVMVDISAKTGQGVDHLLEMILLVAELAELKADPTVDAEGAVVEARLDKGKGPVATVIVQQGTLRQGDVVLFDSTWGRIRAMQDDKGRSVKEATPSMPVEITGLNDVPQAGELFRKVDSEREARDAIERKKIEREIEVEHPRRLTLEEFYERIEMGEKQQLNIVLKCDVRGSLEALKASLLNLATEEVGISIVHEGVGNISESDIMLASASNAVILGFDVKLSSDVKKIAEREGVQVRLYRVIYDLIDDVKAALEGMLAPRLKENVTGHAEIRAVFSVPNLGSVAGCYVLDGVIRRNAKVRVLRSGAAVWEGAISSLKRFKDDVREVSAGYECGIGFADYHDFREGDIIEAFEVVEEKRRLEDAKR
- the nusA gene encoding transcription termination factor NusA, coding for MLLGRDFMRAVRQIEQEKGLPMDLIISSLEAALVSAYKKYKGSSRDMKVEIDPAGEGVFVYELRKVVEQPSENAPEISLEAARRLGHDDAKIGDEIWVEIAPEEFGRIAAQTARQVIIQRLRDAERQIVYDEFADRVGDLVTGIVFKSEDSQVLVRINDRTDAMLPPEERMPGEKYHPGARMKFYLLNVRQTTRGPRIVLSRTHPGLVKRLMELEIPEIREGVVEIKGIVREAGARSKVAVASLDPNVDPVGACVGNKGQRIKSISEELAGERLDIVVWSNNPLQFIKNALSPAKVVKVEPNLEQDKAVHAYVRPDHHSLAIGKGGQNVRLAAKLTGWKIDVKVLEPERMPTLHDLFADIIKKGND
- the rnpM gene encoding RNase P modulator RnpM, which encodes MKEATGSRRKRPRTCVGCREEFSKKGLLRVVRSPKGEVVIDPTGRMPGRGAYVCAKRECVTVAKKRDALSRALKARVPEEIYEELLSLCGENPGDGDDLSIE